From Pyrenophora tritici-repentis strain M4 chromosome 1, whole genome shotgun sequence, the proteins below share one genomic window:
- a CDS encoding LysP, Amino acid transporter translates to MTSTSKTFEAGGPFEVENQGYVVDQEKHVYNDGPRRASMVGSVNAVSDQTQRKLKSRHIQLIGIGGTIGTALYVQIGRGLINGGPASLFLAFSLWCTVILAITLSIAEMVTFLPISSPFIRFAGRFVDDAFGFAAGWNFFVFEAALVPFEIVACNLIIGFWSDAVPPGGIIAIVLFLYALINMMAVKWYGETEFWAAIGKVLLIIGLLIFTFISMLGGNPEKDRYGFRYWKNPGSFAELYYKEELGRFLGFLQCLIQASFTIAGPDYVSMAAGETENPRKVMPRAYNAVFYRLTTFFVLGSLAVGINVPYNDPVLIGALRDGKPGAAASPYVVAMNRLRIEGLPHVVNAGVLASAFSAGNSYVYCASRSLFGLALEGKAPKFLTKCTKQGVPFYCVLFVLLIALLSFLQLSANSAVVLNWFVSLVTASQLINFSVMCFTFLRFYKACQVQGLDRNTLPYRGICQPYAAYYGLVCTFVMAFVGGYTVFLKGQWDVPSFLFSYLMIFIFPTLFVGWKILKKTKWVPSHEADLVSDLAEIEEYHHNYVEKPETNPFNRLLDKMFG, encoded by the exons ATGACTTCCACCAGCAAAACATTTGAAGCTGGCGGTCCCTTTGAGGTGGAGAACCAGGGCTATGTCGTCGATCAAGAGAAGCATGTTTACAACGATGGCCCTCGTCGCGCCAGCATGGTCGGATCTGTAAATGCAGTCAGCGACCAGACGCAACGCAAGCTCAAGAGCAGACACATTCAGCTCATTGGTATTGGTGGGACGATTGGAACGGCGTTGTACGTTCAAATCGGTAGAGGCCTGATAAATGGGGGGCCTGCATCCCTTTTTCTCGCCTTCTCACTATG GTGTACTGTAATTCTGGCTATTACGCTCA GTATCGCCGAAATGGTTACTTTTCTCCCCATATCCTCGCCATTCATCCGATTCGCAGGGCGCTTTGTAGATGATGCTTTCGGCTTTGCCGCTGGCTGGAACTTCTTCGTCTTTGAAGCTGCTCTCGTTCCTTTCGAGATTGTGGCTTGTAACCTCATCATCGGATTTTGGAGCGATGCCGTGCCTCCTGGTGGTATCATTGCCATTGTGCTTTTTCTTTATGC TCTCATCAACATGATGGCTGTCAAAT GGTATGGAGAGACCGAGTTCTGGGCTGCTATCGGCAAAGTCCTACTCATCATCGGCCTGCTCATCTTCACCTTCATTTCCATGTTGGGCGGTAACCCAGAGAAAGATCGGTACGGATTCCGGTATTGGAAAAATCCCGGCTCGTTCGCGGAACTCTACTACAAGGAAGAACTCGGTCGCTTTCTCGGCTTCCTCCAGTGCTTGATTCAAGCCTCCTTTACGATTGCTGGACCGGACTATGTCTCCATGGCTGCCGGAGAGACGGAGAACCCACGCAAAGTAATGCCGCGTGCTTACAACGCTGTGTTCTACCGTCTCACCACATTCTTCGTACTTGGTTCGCTAGCCGTAGGTATCAACGTACCATACAACGACCCAGTATTGATTGGTGCTTTGCGAGATGGAAAACCAGGAGCGGCAGCTTCACCCTATGTCGTCGCCATGAACAGGCTCCGCATCGAAGGCCTTCCCCATGTTGTCAATGCCGGAGTCCTAGCCTCTGCCTTCTCCGCTGGAAACTCGTACGTCTACTGTGCATCGCGCTCGCTCTTCGGTCTAGCCCTAGAGGGCAAAGCGCCCAAGTTTTTAACAAAGTGCACAAAGCAAGGTGTACCGTTTTACTGCGTCCTCTTTGTCCTTCTAATCGCCCTGCTATCGTTTCTACAGCTTAGTGCAAACTCCGCTGTAGTCTTGAATTGGTTCGTTTCTCTAGTTACGGCATCCCAGCTTATCAACTTCAGTGTCATGTGCTTTACCTTTTTGCGCTTTTACAAGGCGTGTCAGGTGCAGGGGTTGGATCGCAATACTCTGCCGTATAGAGGCATATGCCAGCCGTACGCTGCATACTATGGCCTTGTGTGCACATTCGTGATGGCTTTTGTTGGCGGCTACACTGTATTCTTGAAGGGCCAGTGGGATGTGCCCTCCTTCTTGTTTTCTTACCTCAT GATCTTCATATTCCCCACGCTCTTTGTTGGATGGAAGATCCTCAAGAAGACAAAGTGGGTTCCGTCGCATGAGGCGGACCTGGTGTCTGATTTGGCCGAGATTGAGGAATATCACCATAACTACGTGGAGAAGCCAGAGACGAACCCGTTCAACCGCTTGCTTGATAAGATGTTTGGGTAA
- a CDS encoding SPS1, Serine-threonine protein kinase: MSMFRKPGDSSSSETSDEDTDYDDPSDLHQDSVLSRINTLDSAAAGQPLQRPPLELRQNSAQNVRDLLLHSLLEERTIREVAEQLGKDPSDPDAQRLGRASYKELARQISNNVDDAYASDDMQGHRLRANEGINKLTRSNLSKLEIIPESQALVARPGNGVPPLLPRQPALTFDTLSGIPAPIGIQLRGYPHLQTDRYIREYTELEVVGKGGYGKVFKAKHKLDGSFYAVKRIMVSPTKIARIQEHGPEELESMLEEVRSLARFDHNNIVRYHNAWLEFTTMPTDAVAEPEVPLLREDRLLEDRAAFPSSSANFDNVIHSELDSLTLDDPFARNDHSSDAGIVFEFSEHGVEENETHRESVHSSTKGTLKLTKSTKRRDSQASQTTIATISSTKSRMSAVEDVEEDEDEDIENIPRSHMLYSQEHTTEISDSMMSNSDAPRHSVQNRGLGPVLTLNVAMSLCETNLAAYISSDRAASVTSPTAQHCFHPCVSLELLNSIVSGVQYLHAQGVVHRDLKPANVFLSLSTARYPPYGSVDVSGCKPCPKRDCLHMTPRIGDFGLVAALSDNCTVPDAFAKPVGTEFYRPQTSSGINEKLDVFALGVVAFEMLQKFGTRMERIAALNELRRGIFPDGLAESLGYMGTEVQQLIGDMVQADEQKRLSCDQVKSEVGKLVHLLKD, translated from the coding sequence ATGTCCATGTTTCGCAAGCCTGGCGATTCATCGAGTTCAGAAACTTCCGATGAAGATACCGATTATGACGACCCAAGCGATTTGCATCAGGACAGCGTCCTGTCAAGGATCAACACCCTGGATTCTGCTGCGGCGGGGCAACCTCTTCAAAGACCTCCTCTAGAGCTGCGACAGAATTCTGCGCAGAATGTTCGAGACCTGCTATTGCATTCATTGTTAGAGGAACGGACCATTCGGGAAGTTGCGGAGCAGCTCGGGAAAGACCCATCCGATCCAGACGCTCAGCGCTTGGGCAGAGCATCTTATAAGGAGCTGGCGCGTCAGATCTCCAATAATGTTGACGATGCTTATGCAAGCGACGATATGCAAGGCCACCGATTGAGAGCGAATGAAGGAATCAACAAGCTCACGCGGAGCAACCTCAGCAAACTCGAGATAATTCCTGAATCACAGGCTCTTGTCGCACGACCAGGAAACGGCGTACCACCGCTCCTGCCCCGACAGCCGGCTTTGACATTTGACACCTTGTCTGGAATACCAGCTCCTATCGGAATACAGCTGCGGGGCTATCCTCATCTACAAACAGATCGATATATCCGGGAGTATACAGAGCTAGAGGTGGTAGGAAAGGGTGGCTATGGGAAAGTCTTCAAAGCTAAACACAAACTTGACGGCTCATTCTACGCCGTAAAAAGGATCATGGTAAGCCCTACCAAGATCGCAAGGATACAAGAGCATGGGCCCGAAGAGCTGGAAAGCATGCTCGAAGAGGTTCGTTCGCTCGCTAGGTTTGATCATAACAACATCGTTCGATATCACAACGCCTGGCTGGAGTTTACCACGATGCCTACAGACGCGGTAGCTGAACCAGAAGTACCACTGTTGCGAGAAGATCGTTTGTTGGAAGACCGGGCTGCATTTCCGTCCTCTTCGGCAAATTTCGACAACGTAATACACTCTGAGCTAGATAGCCTGACCCTTGATGATCCATTTGCGAGGAACGATCACAGTAGCGACGCTGGAATCGTTTTTGAGTTCAGCGAGCATGGAGTGGAAGAGAACGAAACTCATAGGGAGAGCGTGCATTCATCGACCAAAGGTACGCTGAAATTGACCAAAAGCACCAAACGGCGGGACAGTCAAGCTAGTCAAACAACGATCGCGACGATCTCTTCGACGAAATCCCGAATGAGTGCTGTGGAGGACGtggaagaagatgaagacgaaGATATTGAGAACATACCTAGATCACACATGCTGTACTCTCAAGAACATACGACTGAGATATCTGACAGCATGATGTCCAACAGTGACGCACCTCGCCATTCGGTCCAAAATCGGGGCCTTGGACCGGTACTAACGCTCAACGTAGCCATGAGCCTCTGCGAGACGAACCTTGCCGCATATATCTCATCCGACCGAGCTGCATCTGTCACATCACCAACCGCCCAGCATTGCTTCCATCCGTGCGTATCACTGGAGTTACTGAACAGTATCGTCTCAGGGGTCCAGTATTTACATGCTCAAGGCGTTGTGCATCGAGATCTAAAACCAGCCAACGTGTTTTTATCACTGTCAACAGCTCGCTATCCGCCATATGGCTCAGTGGATGTGTCGGGGTGTAAACCTTGTCCAAAGCGCGACTGCCTACATATGACACCACGCATCGGCGACTTTGGGCTTGTAGCCGCACTCAGCGATAACTGTACAGTACCCGACGCCTTTGCCAAACCAGTTGGGACAGAGTTTTATCGACCGCAGACAAGCAGTGGTATCAATGAGAAGCTAGATGTATTTGCTTTAGGTGTTGTTGCATTCGAGATGCTGCAGAAATTCGGCACGCGCATGGAGCGCATAGCAGCATTGAACGAACTTCGACGGGGTATCTTTCCGGATGGCCTTGCGGAGAGTCTCGGGTACATGGGCACAGAGGTGCAGCAGTTGATCGGTGATATGGTGCAGGCAGATGAGCAGAAGCGTCTGAGCTGTGACCAGGTCAAGAGTGAAGTCGGGAAGCTGGTGCATTTGTTGAAGGATTGA
- a CDS encoding AraJ, Arabinose efflux permease — MSPKSSKRNSGNAITTIDKLDYPPNSPRRPLLSPDIDTESQRRSQGTSYAGSFFEQVAEGIYERDRVMMQRVVLRWLSFVWAIVICLCAGSITAFSLYGHLFQSKLHYTQVQVNLVSIGAELGLYLLVPIFGYLCDRLGPGVPAGIAGLLFGSGYLLAAFAYRSGPPPSAGGHGWPFGIMVLAFAFVGMGTSCMYLSAVTTCAKNFGRGNAKGVALAIPIAAFGLSGMWQSQVGSRLLYVINPDGSRGDVDVFRFFLFLGILLLGVGAVGFFALRIVDEEEMIDQAVDELERSGLLQRDEFFTQAAHHHGYGTMETQDLSESTFDFLQSEAERLKAKAEEEARKKTWLLNEETRRYIMDPTMWWLAGGFFLVTGPGEAFINNLGTIIDTLTPANVSTNTSPATHVSIVAITSTLARLITGTLSDVLAPVAPVHQHRRGPDSLANSHSSLLDIVEPPRKFSVSRITFLLTFSFILSLGQLLLASGWVQNHASRFAAVSALIGAGYGAVFSLTPIVVSVVWGVENFGTNWGILAMTPAAGATLWGAVYATVYQKAANSAEAGIEKDPEDVLCHGKECYASTFWAMTISVWVAMGLFMWAWRGPGGWKRRGIAV, encoded by the coding sequence ATGTCACCAAAGTCCTCTAAGCGGAACAGCGGCAATGCCATCACCACCATCGACAAGCTCGACTACCCGCCAAACTCGCCGCGTCGCCCCCTCCTGTCACCGGACATCGACACCGAGTCTCAACGACGCAGCCAGGGCACCAGCTACGCCGGCAGCTTCTTCGAACAGGTGGCTGAAGGCATCTACGAACGAGATCGCGTCATGATGCAGCGCGTCGTGCTCCGATGGCTGAGCTTCGTATGGGCCATCGTCATCTGTCTCTGCGCTGGTAGCATCACCGCCTTCTCCCTCTACGGACACTTGTTCCAGTCCAAGCTGCACTACACCCAGGTCCAGGTCAACCTCGTCTCCATCGGCGCTGAGCTCGGCCTATATCTCCTCGTGCCGATATTCGGATACCTTTGCGATCGCTTGGGTCCCGGCGTACCTGCCGGTATTGCTGGTCTGCTCTTCGGGTCTGGCTATCTGCTTGCCGCCTTTGCATACAGGAGCGGGCCTCCCCCGTCTGCTGGCGGTCATGGCTGGCCGTTTGGCATCATGGTGCTGGCCTTTGCCTTTGTCGGCATGGGCACCAGCTGCATGTACCTGTCTGCAGTGACGACGTGCGCGAAGAACTTTGGACGCGGCAACGCAAAGGGCGTTGCTTTGGCTATACCCATCGCTGCCTTTGGGCTGAGCGGCATGTGGCAAAGTCAGGTTGGAAGCCGGCTGCTATACGTCATAAATCCAGATGGGAGCAGGGGCGACGTGGACGTGTTCCGCTTCTTCTTGTTCCTGGGCATACTCCTGCTCGGCGTTGGTGCCGTCGGATTCTTTGCGCTGCGTATCGTGGATGAAGAGGAGATGATCGATCAAGCAGTCGATGAGCTCGAGAGATCCGGCCTCCTCCAACGAGACGAGTTCTTTACCCAAGCCGCCCACCACCACGGCTACGGTACCATGGAGACGCAGGACCTCTCTGAATCCACCTTCGACTTCCTTCAGTCCGAGGCTGAGCGTCTGAAAGCCAAAGCCGAAGAGGAGGCAAGGAAGAAGACATGGTTGCTGAACGAGGAGACGCGGCGATACATCATGGACCCGACCATGTGGTGGCTGGCAGGAGGCTTCTTCCTCGTCACTGGGCCTGGCGAAGCCTTCATCAACAACCTAGGAACCATTATCGACACTCTCACCCCTGCAAACGTTTCCACAAACACCTCCCCTGCGACGCACGTTTCTATTGTCGCCATCACCTCCACACTCGCTCGTTTGATCACCGGCACCCTCTCGGATGTCCTCGCCCCTGTTGCCCCGGTACACCAGCACCGCCGTGGGCCAGATTCTCTCGCCAACTCACATTCATCTCTCCTAGACATAGTAGAACCTCCACGCAAGTTCAGCGTATCCCGCATAACTTTCCTTTTGACATTTTCCTTCATCCTCTCCCTTGGTCAGCTGTTACTCGCCAGTGGCTGGGTACAAAACCATGCATCCCGCTTCGCTGCCGTCTCCGCCCTCATCGGAGCTGGCTACGGGGCCGTCTTTTCCCTTACACCTATTGTCGTCTCAGTCGTATGGGGTGTCGAGAATTTTGGTACGAACTGGGGTATTCTCGCCATGACACCTGCGGCAGGTGCCACACTTTGGGGCGCTGTTTATGCCACCGTGTATCAGAAAGCCGCGAATAGTGCTGAAGCAGGTATCGAGAAAGACCCAGAAGATGTACTGTGTCATGGCAAGGAGTGCTACGCATCAACCTTCTGGGCCATGACAATCAGCGTTTGGGTCGCCATGGGCCTATTTATGTGGGCTTGGAGAGGCCCCGGTGGCTGGAAGAGAAGAGGCATCGCTGTATGA
- a CDS encoding RNase PH-related exoribonuclease, with translation MAPQQALVNLSPAELSFLRSTLSQTPPIRLDVTKGPRDFRSMRAEYDVLPTANGSARIALEDGTEALVGVKAEVERSRQRPTLGEHGVDVDMEDGDGDGDGSEDADDSKGKGQNAWVEMSVEVPGFREDDALPVFLSSMLTESLLASGELKDRLYINTRFHWKLYVDILLLSPPLSYPLALLSMTAHLALLTTHVPALKSEKDEDPLFDDDWDAAVPLYPKQAGTTKTAPQLGKPPVIILAMAVGDNIIFDPAKEELAVADAVLAVACTNSTTSSTGARIVSIRTIDPPSHLTPPGVPNSMNSATGGTAPTSSADALTQRELLATSGVWTPPRGGMKRGLISHVTKMVVESGGVAEEVIGALAAIEVG, from the exons ATGGCGCCCCAGCAGGCCCTCGTCAATCTCTCGCCCGCTGAGCTGTCCTTTTTGCGCTCCACGCTTTCACAGACGCCGCCCATCCGCCTCGATGTTACCAAAGGACCCCGCGACTTTCGCTCCATGCGCGCCGAGTATGACGTACTGCCCACGGCAAACGGGAGTGCGCGCATTGCTCTGGAAGACGGCACCGAGGCCCTGGTAGGCGTCAAGGCCGAGGTGGAGCGGTCACGCCAGCGCCCGACGCTGGGCGAGCATGGCGTCGACGTGGACATGGAAGACGGCGACGGCGACGGCGACGGGAGTGAAGATGCCGACGACAGCAAGGGCAAGGGCCAGAATGCGTGGGTAGAGATGAGCGTCGAGGTGCCAGGCTTCCGCGAGGACGATGCGCTGCCAGTCTTCCTCTCCTCCATGCTCACAGAGAGTTTGCTTGCCAGTGGGGAGCTAAAAGACCGGTTGTACATCAACACGCGCTTTCACTGGAAACTATACGTCGAT ATTCTGCTGCTTTCCCCACCACTCTCCTACCCGCTCGCACTACTCTCTATGACCGCCCACCTCGCCCTCCTCACCACACATGTCCCCGCGCTGAAGTCTGAAAAGGACGAAGACCCGCTCTTCGACGACGACTGGGACGCCGCCGTGCCTCTATACCCCAAGCAGGCCGGCACCACGAAGACGGCTCCACAGCTAGGGAAGCCACCCGTTATTATCTTAGCCATGGCAGTGGGCGACAACATCATCTTCGATCCCGCCAAGGAGGAGCTTGCAGTAGCAGATGCCGTTCTTGCCGTCGCATGCACAAACTCAACGACCTCATCCACGGGCGCGCGCATAGTCTCAATACGCACCATTGACCCTCCCTCGCATCTCACTCCGCCAGGCGTACCCAACTCGATGAACTCTGCAACTGGCGGCACTGCTCCCACCTCCAGCGCCGATGCGCTTACACAGCGAGAACTGCTCGCGACTTCGGGCGTCTGGACACCGCCCCGGGGCGGCATGAAGAGAGGCCTCATCTCACACGTAACCAAGATGGTCGTGGAGAGTGGTGGAGTCGCCGAGGAGGTTATTGGTGCCTTGGCGGCGATTGAGGTCGGTTGA
- a CDS encoding F-box multi-domain protein — protein sequence MDLHHQSHFSSFSRFSDMLKDTTGRRSKSVSQQPTRNSSSSNLAQEAEAYALRLREAEMGKDGHKDSRRSSIGNYADRVRQMFTPSHSTSPQKKGVNDLPTEVLQHVFNHLEFWELVRCQRVCKTWHDLVPGDSPLLSETLYLKPSRSLQIYNLVPTTFDFEFDISPQSIESGPQPSGTRFSSGVRNEISMMRRCLGLIRTSQEIVFHPVIMDFNTWIADGALAGKRHGSWRRMLVSMPPLRELTLRHGKNRSVVKVLKAAEHDEGVRLGDLFDCMDDWMKRLI from the coding sequence ATGGACCTTCACCACCAATCGCACTTTTCCTCCTTTAGCCGCTTCTCCGACATGCTCAAGGACACGACAGGCCGACGCAGTAAGAGCGTGTCCCAACAACCCACACGCAACTCGTCGAGCAGCAACCTCGCCCAGGAAGCAGAAGCCTACGCTTTGCGATTAAGAGAGGCAGAAATGGGCAAAGACGGGCACAAGGACAGCCGGCGGAGCAGTATAGGCAATTATGCGGACCGAGTACGGCAAATGTTCACACCCTCGCACTCAACCTCGCCGCAGAAAAAGGGCGTCAACGACCTCCCGACCGAAGTGCTTCAACACGTCTTCAACCACCTCGAGTTTTGGGAGCTAGTCCGGTGCCAACGCGTGTGCAAGACCTGGCACGACCTCGTGCCCGGCGACTCACCGCTCCTTTCAGAAACACTCTACCTAAAGCCGTCGCGCAGCCTGCAAATCTACAACCTCGTCCCCACGACATTTGACTTTGAATTCGATATTTCGCCGCAAAGCATTGAGTCTGGGCCACAGCCCTCGGGCACCCGCTTCTCCTCGGGTGTGCGCAATGAAATCTCAATGATGAGACGCTGTCTCGGCCTCATACGGACGAGTCAGGAGATTGTGTTTCATCCCGTGATTATGGATTTCAATACTTGGATCGCGGATGGCGCATTGGCTGGGAAGAGGCATGGCTCGTGGAGACGTATGCTGGTTTCTATGCCGCCGTTGAGAGAGCTGACGCTGAGGCATGGCAAGAATAGGAGTGTGGTCAAGGTATTGAAAGCGGCTGAGCACGATGAGGGGGTTAGGTTGGGAGACTTGTTTGATTGCATGGATGATTGGATGAAGAGATTGATATAA
- a CDS encoding ATP-citrate synthase (ATP-citrate (pro-S-)-lyase), with protein sequence MSAKSILEADGKAILNYHLTRAPVIKPTPLPPSATHNPPSKLASLHFAADEDIKGVLDQAEATYPWLLTPGSKFVAKPDQLIKRRGKSGLLALNKTWAEAREWIEARAGKEQRVETVDGVLRQFLVEPFVPHPQDTEYYININSVREGDWILFTHEGGVDVGDVDEKAEKLLIPVDLKEYPSNEEIAATLLKKVPEGVHNVLVDFISRLYAVYVDCQFTYLEINPLVVIPNEDKTSAEVHFLDLAAKLDQTAEFECGAKWAIARSATALGIPAAPQKEAKQTIDVGPPMEFPAPFGREMSKEEAYIAEMDAKTGASLKLTILNSVGRVWTLVAGGGASVVYADAIASAGFASELANYGEYSGAPTETQTFHYARTVLDLMLRAPQHEEGKVLFIGGGIANFTNVASTFKGVIRALREVAPLLIEHKVQIWIRRAGPNYQEGLKNIKNVGQELGLNMHVYGPEMHVSGIVPLALVPGKTTDIKEFSG encoded by the exons ATGTCAGCCAAGTCCATCCTCGAGGCAGACGGCAAGGCCATCCTCAACTACCACCTCACCCGCGCCCCCGTCATCAAGCCCACCCCGCTTCCTCCCTCCGCCACACACAACCCACCCTCGAAGCTCGCATCGCTGCACTTTGCCGCCGATGAGGACATCAAGGGCGTGCTCGACCAGGCAGAGGCCACATACCCGTGGCTGCTGACGCCTGGCTCCAAGTTCGTTGCAAAGCCAGATCAGCTCATCAAGAGGCGAGGCAAGAGCGGCCTCCTTGCGCTGAACAAGACATGGGCCGAGGCGCGGGAGTGGATTGAGGCGAGGGCAGGAAAGGAGCAGCGTGTCGAGACTGTCGATGGTGTCCTGAGGCAGTTCTTGGTCGAGCCCTTTGTGCCCCATCCCCAAGACACCGAGTACTACATCAACATCAACTCAGTACGAGAG GGTGACTGGATCCTCTTCACCCACGAGGGTGGTGTCGACGTTGGCGATGTCGACGAGAAGGCTGAGAAGCTCCTCATCCCTGTTGACCTCAAGGAGTACCCCTCAAACGAGGAAATCGCCGCTACCCTCTTGAAGAAGGTTCCCGAGGGTGTCCACAATGTTCTCGTCGACTTCATCTCGAGGTTATACGCCGTCTACGTTGACTGCCAGTTCAC CTATCTTGAGATCAACCCTCTTGTTGTCATCCCCAACGAGGACAAGACCTCTGCTGAGGTTCACTTCCTCGATCTCGCTGCCAAGCTTGATCAAACTGCTGAGTTCGAGTGCGGTGCCAAGTGGGCTATTGCTCGCAGCGCGACTGCTCTCGGCATACCAGCTGCTCCCCAAAAGGAGGCCAAGCAGACCATCGATGTCGGCCCACCAATGGAGTTCCCTGCGCCTTTCGGCCGTGAGATGAGCAAGGAGGAGGCTTACATCGCCGAGATGGATGCTAAGACTGGTGCTTCTCTCAAGCTGACCATCCTCAACTCTGTTGGCCGCGTCTGGACCCTCGTTGCCGGTGGTGGTGCTTCAGTCGTCTATGCCGATGCCATTGCCTCTGCTGGTTTCGCGAGCGAACTCGCCAACTACGGTGAGTACTCTGGTGCTCCCACCGAGACTCAGACCTTCCACTACGCCCGCACTGTCCTCGACCTCATGCTCAGGGCACCTCAACATGAGGAGGGCAAGGTTCTCTTCATCGGTGGTGGTATTGCCAACTTCACCAATGTCGCCTCAACCTTCAAGGGTGTCATTCGCGCTCTGAGAGAAGTCGCTCCTCTTCTTATCGAACACAAGGTGCAGATCTGGATCCGTCGTGCTGGCCCCAACTACCAGGAGGGTCTCAAGAACATCAAGAATGTTGGTCAGGAGCTTGGCCTCAACATGCACGTCTACGGCCCCGAGATGCACGTCTCAGGTATCGTGCCCTTGGCCCTTGTCCCTGGCAAGACCACAGACATCAAGGAGTTCTCTGGTTAA
- a CDS encoding SucD, Succinyl-CoA synthetase, alpha subunit → MSSTAPAKGSEGLSANDNIRRFAAPSRPLSPTAAHTLFHPKTRCFVYGLQPRAVQGMLDFDFICKRKTPSVAGIIYTFGGQFVSKMYWGTSETLLPVYQTVEKAVGKHNDVDTVVNFASSRSVYQSTMELMEFPQIKCIAIIAEGVPERRAREILHVAQKKGITIIGPATVGGIKPGAFKIGNTGGMMDNIVASKLYRPGSISYVSKSGGMSNELNNIIANTTDGVLEGVAIGGDRYPGTTFIDHVLRYQSDPDCKIIVLLGEVGGVEEYRVIEAVKSGQVTKPIVAWAIGTVAGMLKTEVQFGHAGSFANSQLETAATKNKTMREAGIYVPETFEEMPETLAQVYQKLVKDGTIKPKPEPVVPKIPIDYSWAQELGLIRKPAAFISTISDDRGQELLYAGMPISDVFREEIGIGGVMSLLWFRRRLPNYASRFLEMVLMLTADHGPAVSGAMNTIITTRAGKDLISALVSGLLTIGSRFGGALDGAAEEFSKAFDKGLSPRDFVDTMRKENKLIPGIGHRIKSRNNPDLRVELVKEYVKKNFPSTKLLDYALAVESVTTSKKDNLILNVDGCIAVCFVDLVRNGGAFSNEEAEDYLKMGVLNGLFVLGRSIGLIAHFLDQKRLRTGLYRHPWDDITYLLPSLAGGAPGSEGRVEVSL, encoded by the exons ATGTCCTCCACCGCGCCAGCAAAGGGGAGCGAAGGCCTCTCGGCCAACGACAACATTCGCCGTTTTGCTGCCCCCAGCCGGCCTTTGTCCCCTACAGCCGCTCACACACTCTTCCATCCCAAGACACGATGCTTCGTCTA TGGACTGCAGCCCCGTGCTGTCCAGGGCATGCTCGACTTCGACTTCATCTGCAAGCGAAAGACGCCCTCGGTCGCCGGTATCATCTACACATTCGGCGGTCAGTTCGTGAGCAAAAT GTACTGGGGAACTAGCGAGACCCTGCTTCCCGTCTACCAAACTGTAGAGAAGGCCGTGGGCAAGCACAACGATGTTGACACTGTCGTCAACTTCGCCTCGTCGCGCTCCGTCTACCAATCCACCATGGAATTGATGGAGTTCCCTCAGATCAAGTGCATTGCCATTATTGCTGAGGGTGTACCCGAGCGA CGTGCTCGTGAGATCCTCCACGTTGCCCAGAAGAAGGGCATCACCATCATCGGTCCCGCTACCGTCGGTGGCATCAAGCCCGGCGCGTTCAAGATCGGCAACACCGGTGGTATGATGGACAACATTGTCGCCTCCAAACTCTACCGCCCCGGTTCCATCTCCTACGTCTCAAAGTCCGGTGGTATGTCCAACGAACTGAATAACATCATCGCAAACACTACCGATGGCGTGCTCGAGGGTGTTGCCATTGGTGGTGACAGGTATCCCGGTACCACTTTCATCGACCACGTTCTCCGCTATCAATCCGATCCCGACTGCAAGATCATTGTACTGCTCGGTGAGGTTGGTGGTGTTGAGGAGTACCGTGTCATCGAGGCTGTAAAATCTGGCCAGGTCACCAAGCCCATTGTTGCCTGGGCTATTGGTACCGTTGCTGGTATGTTGAAAACCGAAGTGCAATTTGGGCACGCAGGTTCCTTCGCCAACTCTCAGCTCGAGACTGCGGCAACCAAGAACAAGACCATGAGGGAAGCTGGCATTTACGTTCCAGAGACCTTCGAGGAGATGCCTGAGACTCTTGCTCAGGTCTACCAGAAGCTGGTCAAGGATGGCACCATCAAGCCCAAGCCCGAGCCTGTTGTTCCCAAGATTCCTATTGACTACTCATGGGCACAAGAGCTTGGTCTCATCCGAAAGCCTGCTGCTTTCATCTCCACTATTTCCGACGACCGTGGACAGGAGCTTCTCTACGCTGGTATGCCCATCTCCGATGTCTTCAGAGAGGAGATCGGAATCGGTGGTGTCATGTCATTGCTCTGGTTCCGTCGCCGTCTGCCCAACTATGCTAGCCGCTTCCTTGAGATGGTTCTCATGTTGACTGCCGATCACGGTCCAGCTGTGTCTGGTGCTATGAACACCATCATCACCACCCGTGCCGGCAAGGATCTTATCAGTGCTTTGGTCTCTGGTCTTTTGACCATTGGTTCGCGCTTCGGCGGTGCGCTCGACGGTGCCGCTGAAGAGTTCAGCAAGGCGTTCGACAAGGGTCTTAGCCCTCGTGACTTTGTTGACACCATGAGGAAGGAGAACAAGCTGA TCCCTGGCATTGGCCACAGGATCAAGTCCCGCAACAACCCCGATCTCCGTGTTGAGCTTGTCAAGGAATACGTCAAGAAGAACTTCCCCAGCACCAAGCTCCTCGACTATGCGCTCGCTGTCGAGTCTGTGACCACATCCAAGAAGGACAACCTGATTCTTAACGTTGACGGTTGCATTGCCGTCTGCTTCGTTGATCTCGTTCGCAACGGTGGTGCCTTTTCCAACGAGGAGGCTGAAGACTACCTCAAGATGGGTGTCCTCAACGGTCTCTTCGTTCTCGGCCGAAGTATCGGTTTGATTGCCCATTTCCTCGACCAGAAGAGGCTGCGAACTGGTCTTTACAGGCATCCTTGGGATGACATCACCTACCTCCTGCCCTCGCTGGCTGGTGGTGCGCCTGGCTCCGAGGGCCGTGTTGAGGTCAGTTTGTAG